From Thermus neutrinimicus, the proteins below share one genomic window:
- a CDS encoding MarR family winged helix-turn-helix transcriptional regulator gives MNGPPTPLVEELSRLGYSLMRLLLARAKEVFAQEGLSLMQAEVLRLVRGGVDLPSRLAEHLEVLPSQVSHLLASLEEAGLLTRHPDPQDRRRVLLRLTPQGEAVQQRLQEAWLQAYGQHLARLSPKELLLFRDLLRKLTEVEGG, from the coding sequence ATGAACGGTCCGCCCACCCCTCTGGTGGAAGAGCTCTCCCGGCTGGGCTACAGCCTGATGCGCCTTCTCCTTGCCCGGGCCAAGGAGGTCTTCGCCCAAGAAGGGCTTTCCCTCATGCAGGCAGAGGTGTTGCGGCTGGTGAGGGGGGGCGTAGACCTACCCTCCCGCCTGGCCGAGCACCTGGAAGTCCTTCCCTCCCAGGTCTCCCACCTCCTGGCCTCCCTGGAGGAGGCCGGCCTCCTCACCCGCCATCCCGACCCCCAGGACCGCCGCAGGGTCCTCCTCCGCCTCACCCCCCAGGGGGAGGCCGTGCAGCAGCGCCTACAGGAAGCCTGGCTCCAGGCCTACGGCCAGCACCTGGCCCGGCTCAGCCCGAAGGAGCTCCTCCTCTTCCGTGATCTCTTGCGCAAGCTCACGGAGGTGGAAGGTGGCTAG
- a CDS encoding TolC family protein, which yields MARALALFLFLLPALAQGALSPLKDHPLAQQAKALLQAAAKALEAQSSPWALNVQGNYARLGYECTPSSLCPSLPATGGSLTLALVLTPFPFGEVEDGLNRARIAYRRAELAYRKTLAALQAQAVAAHGRYQLALLGEKLAHKGVELAREALEAARKRQANPRELREAELALKEAENRLLEAQRGVELARKGAEGLVDLTQPLPEIPPPQGATPLSLEEARLSLEEARIAHATALRSLLPELKASYLLYPSGNDTLALSLSSRSLQPTLAYTRQDPAQRPTSLPGGGSYRVLEEMRLSLSLTLSPGLLAALEATEAQVRGAEEALRGAEMQARLQGETLENSLRTLGAALELARLRLEAQSRALAETRKRLELGLESPLALLQAELSLLQAELALAQTENDLRGKRMELYQFYGELLPEVTP from the coding sequence GTGGCTAGGGCCCTCGCCCTTTTCCTCTTCCTCCTCCCCGCACTGGCCCAGGGGGCGCTAAGCCCCCTTAAGGACCACCCCTTGGCCCAGCAGGCCAAGGCCCTTTTGCAGGCCGCCGCCAAGGCCCTCGAGGCCCAATCCTCCCCCTGGGCCCTGAACGTGCAGGGGAACTACGCCCGGCTGGGCTACGAGTGCACCCCTTCCTCCCTATGCCCAAGCCTGCCCGCCACGGGGGGAAGCCTCACCCTGGCCCTGGTCCTGACCCCCTTCCCCTTCGGGGAGGTGGAGGACGGGCTGAACCGGGCCCGCATCGCTTACCGAAGGGCCGAGCTTGCCTACCGCAAGACCCTCGCCGCCCTGCAGGCCCAGGCGGTGGCCGCCCACGGCCGCTACCAGCTGGCCCTCTTGGGGGAAAAGCTGGCGCACAAGGGAGTGGAGCTGGCCAGGGAGGCCCTGGAGGCGGCCAGGAAGCGCCAGGCCAACCCCAGGGAACTGCGGGAGGCGGAGCTCGCCCTAAAGGAGGCGGAAAACCGCCTCCTGGAGGCCCAAAGGGGCGTGGAGCTGGCCAGGAAGGGGGCGGAAGGGCTGGTGGACCTCACCCAGCCCCTTCCCGAGATCCCTCCTCCCCAAGGTGCCACGCCCCTTTCCCTGGAGGAAGCCCGCCTGAGCCTGGAGGAGGCTAGGATCGCCCACGCCACCGCCCTCCGCTCCCTCCTCCCCGAGCTCAAGGCCAGCTACCTCCTCTACCCGAGCGGGAACGACACCCTGGCCCTAAGCCTTTCCAGCCGGAGCCTGCAACCCACCCTGGCCTACACCCGGCAAGACCCGGCGCAAAGGCCCACCAGCCTCCCCGGAGGGGGCAGCTACCGCGTCCTGGAGGAGATGAGGCTCTCCCTCTCCCTCACCCTCTCCCCCGGCCTCCTCGCCGCCCTGGAGGCCACCGAGGCCCAGGTGCGGGGAGCAGAGGAAGCCCTAAGGGGGGCTGAGATGCAGGCCCGGCTCCAGGGGGAAACCCTGGAAAACTCCCTTAGAACCTTGGGGGCGGCCTTGGAGCTGGCCCGACTCCGCCTCGAGGCCCAGTCAAGGGCCCTGGCGGAAACGCGAAAGCGCCTAGAACTGGGCCTGGAAAGCCCCTTGGCCCTGTTGCAGGCGGAGCTATCCCTTCTCCAGGCGGAACTGGCCCTGGCCCAGACGGAAAACGATCTGAGAGGCAAGCGGATGGAACTTTACCAGTTTTATGGCGAACTGCTACCGGAGGTAACCCCATGA
- a CDS encoding TolC family protein, producing the protein MRKGALTLLLLLAPGLAQPLPHALKKAPEMAAVVTARLEYQAKQKDLDRTLQDPLRTALAELQARQARDLAEARLKRALAQAESEIVSAYTQAYEALLQVGLAEKAVEVAELGLKATEIRLKGGGATSLDLLEAQNRLLEARKNLELAQRGRDSALAALANLVGEWKPQSVGELPSLPGPEVVETLLGEQADLLQLRQSLELLRFQRGLMDESFVPRKEIEALEDQIRTLETNLANLERTLRVGLEARYRQLSPLLQGVKAAEEAYRAAQERYQAEEKRFQAGLTSRLGLLQQELSLRQAQLSWEQAKHAYLKAYYGLLASR; encoded by the coding sequence ATGAGAAAAGGCGCCCTAACCCTCCTTCTCCTCCTGGCCCCAGGCCTGGCCCAACCCCTTCCCCATGCCCTCAAAAAGGCCCCGGAGATGGCCGCGGTGGTCACAGCCCGGCTGGAATACCAAGCCAAGCAGAAGGATCTGGACCGGACCCTGCAAGACCCCCTGCGCACCGCCCTGGCCGAGTTGCAAGCCCGCCAGGCCAGGGACTTGGCGGAGGCCAGGCTCAAGAGGGCTTTGGCCCAGGCGGAAAGCGAGATCGTCTCCGCCTACACCCAGGCCTACGAGGCCCTCCTGCAGGTGGGCCTGGCGGAAAAGGCGGTGGAGGTGGCCGAGCTGGGGCTAAAGGCCACGGAGATCCGCCTCAAAGGAGGCGGGGCCACCAGCCTAGACCTCCTGGAGGCGCAAAACCGGCTTCTGGAGGCCAGGAAGAACCTGGAGTTGGCCCAAAGGGGGCGGGATAGCGCCTTGGCCGCCCTGGCCAACCTGGTGGGGGAATGGAAACCCCAAAGCGTGGGCGAGCTCCCCTCTCTGCCCGGCCCGGAGGTGGTGGAAACCCTCCTTGGAGAGCAGGCAGACCTCCTCCAGCTTAGGCAGTCCCTAGAGCTTCTCCGCTTCCAAAGGGGGCTTATGGACGAAAGCTTCGTTCCGAGGAAGGAGATAGAGGCCCTCGAGGACCAGATCCGAACCCTGGAAACCAACCTGGCCAACCTGGAACGCACCCTGAGGGTGGGCCTGGAGGCCAGGTACCGCCAGCTATCCCCCCTCCTCCAGGGGGTGAAGGCGGCGGAGGAGGCTTACCGGGCGGCCCAGGAGCGCTACCAGGCCGAGGAAAAGCGTTTCCAGGCAGGGCTCACCAGCCGGCTTGGCCTGTTGCAGCAGGAGCTTTCCCTAAGGCAAGCCCAACTGTCCTGGGAACAGGCCAAGCACGCCTACCTCAAGGCCTATTACGGCCTTCTTGCCAGCCGTTAA